A window from Streptomyces sp. NBC_00299 encodes these proteins:
- a CDS encoding glycoside hydrolase family 3 N-terminal domain-containing protein: MSGVSAQPHRAGLPHTPPYRDATAPVDARVRDLLARMTLREKVGQLNQRMYGWNAYRRTPGGGFELTDALYAETDRFEGLGALYGLQRADAWSGVDHGSGPGAEDSAALAELVQRHVVERSRLGIPALFVEEVPHGLMALDGTVLPVNLAVGATWDPELHERAAAHAAAELRARGGHVALVSALDIARDPRWGRTEECFGEDPYLAARLTEALVRGMQGTGEFFAGDKAPVVLKHFAGQGATVGGRNSAESELGLRELHEIHLPAARAGIRAGAAAVMAAYNEVDGMPCSGNRALLTELLRESWEFDGLVMADGLAVDRLARITGDKVSAGALALNSGVDLSLWDEGFTHLEEAVGRGLVKEPVLDAAVARVLRLKFRLGLFDGQPAPAPAPTGGREISKALARAAITLLRNDGTLPIGETVSRIAVLGPQAATAAHQSGDYTAPQRSGTGVLDALRRLAPPGVDIRHARGCALTGGDLSGIPEAVAAAAASDLAVLVLGGSSARTSGTEFDANGAALHAVSEMTCGEGVDLADLRLGAAQYALMDAVVATGTPTAVVLVQGRPHVVAGAAGALLTAWYPGPWGGEAIAEVLLGHAEPAGRLPVSVPRSAAQLPVYYNHKDTEYGGYVDRSAQPLHSFGHGLSYTSFEYGTPRLSGTTVTVDVTNTGGRYGRTVVQVYLRRLITSSWPRALELCAFEGVGLEPGERRTVALTVEDTRADSVEIRVAESARAASGAAPVVLDLRV, encoded by the coding sequence TTGAGCGGCGTCAGCGCGCAGCCGCACCGCGCCGGCCTCCCGCACACCCCGCCCTACCGCGACGCCACCGCCCCCGTCGACGCCCGCGTCCGCGACCTGCTCGCCCGGATGACCCTGCGCGAGAAGGTGGGCCAGCTCAACCAGCGGATGTACGGCTGGAACGCCTATCGCCGCACCCCCGGCGGCGGCTTCGAACTCACCGACGCCCTGTACGCCGAGACCGACCGCTTCGAGGGGCTCGGCGCCCTCTACGGACTCCAGCGTGCCGACGCCTGGTCCGGCGTCGACCACGGCAGCGGGCCCGGGGCGGAGGACAGCGCCGCCCTGGCCGAACTGGTGCAGCGGCATGTCGTCGAGCGGAGCCGGCTCGGCATTCCGGCACTGTTCGTCGAGGAGGTCCCGCACGGCCTCATGGCCCTCGACGGCACGGTCCTCCCGGTCAATCTGGCCGTCGGCGCCACCTGGGACCCAGAGCTCCACGAACGTGCCGCCGCACACGCCGCCGCCGAACTGCGCGCCCGTGGCGGCCATGTCGCTCTGGTCTCGGCACTGGACATCGCCCGCGACCCGCGCTGGGGACGTACGGAGGAGTGCTTCGGCGAAGACCCGTACCTGGCCGCCCGGCTCACGGAGGCGCTGGTACGCGGCATGCAGGGCACGGGGGAGTTCTTCGCCGGCGACAAGGCCCCCGTCGTGCTCAAGCACTTCGCCGGACAGGGCGCCACCGTCGGCGGCCGTAACTCCGCCGAGTCCGAGCTGGGCCTGCGGGAACTCCACGAGATCCACCTCCCCGCCGCCCGCGCCGGGATCCGTGCCGGGGCCGCCGCCGTCATGGCCGCGTACAACGAGGTCGACGGCATGCCCTGCTCGGGCAACCGCGCCCTCCTCACCGAACTCCTGAGGGAGAGCTGGGAGTTCGACGGCCTCGTCATGGCGGACGGCCTCGCCGTCGACCGCCTGGCCCGCATCACGGGCGACAAGGTCTCCGCGGGCGCGCTCGCGCTCAACTCCGGAGTCGATCTGAGCCTTTGGGACGAGGGCTTCACCCATCTCGAGGAAGCGGTCGGGCGAGGGCTCGTCAAGGAGCCCGTCCTCGACGCCGCCGTCGCCCGGGTGCTGCGGCTCAAGTTCCGGCTGGGCCTGTTCGACGGGCAGCCCGCGCCGGCCCCCGCCCCCACCGGAGGCAGGGAGATCAGCAAGGCACTCGCCCGGGCCGCGATCACCCTCCTCCGCAACGACGGCACGCTGCCCATCGGCGAGACGGTCTCGCGCATCGCCGTACTCGGACCCCAAGCAGCCACCGCAGCCCACCAGTCGGGCGACTACACGGCGCCCCAACGCTCCGGCACCGGCGTCCTCGACGCACTGCGCAGACTCGCCCCGCCCGGCGTCGACATCCGGCACGCCCGGGGCTGTGCCCTCACCGGCGGCGACCTCTCCGGTATCCCCGAGGCCGTCGCCGCGGCCGCCGCCTCCGACCTGGCCGTGCTCGTGCTGGGCGGCAGCAGCGCACGCACCTCCGGCACCGAGTTCGACGCCAACGGGGCGGCACTCCACGCGGTGTCCGAGATGACCTGCGGCGAGGGCGTCGACCTGGCCGACCTCAGGCTGGGCGCCGCCCAGTACGCCCTCATGGACGCCGTCGTCGCGACCGGCACGCCCACCGCGGTCGTCCTGGTCCAGGGCCGCCCGCACGTCGTGGCGGGCGCCGCCGGTGCGCTGCTCACCGCCTGGTATCCCGGTCCGTGGGGCGGCGAGGCGATCGCCGAGGTGCTGCTGGGACACGCGGAACCCGCGGGCCGCCTCCCCGTCTCCGTGCCGCGCTCCGCCGCCCAACTCCCCGTCTACTACAACCACAAGGACACCGAGTACGGCGGCTACGTCGACCGGAGCGCCCAGCCGCTCCACTCCTTCGGACACGGGCTGTCGTACACGAGCTTCGAGTACGGCACGCCACGGCTCTCCGGCACAACCGTCACCGTCGACGTCACCAACACCGGTGGGCGGTACGGGCGCACGGTCGTTCAGGTCTATCTGAGGCGGCTGATCACGTCGAGCTGGCCGCGTGCCCTCGAACTGTGTGCCTTCGAGGGCGTCGGCCTCGAACCGGGCGAGCGCCGGACGGTTGCCCTGACCGTGGAAGACACCCGGGCCGACTCCGTCGAGATCCGTGTCGCGGAGTCGGCCCGGGCGGCATCGGGCGCCGCACCCGTCGTACTGGACCTCAGAGTTTGA
- a CDS encoding N-acetylglucosamine kinase — MNSDLNQSSPGEARAYVVGLDAGGTRTRAVLAPLGDGQPEGEGVSGPGNALTVPGPQLTEHLAEALAHAVPAELRGHVVAVAGGFAGASRTAPDEPGRVKAHAALTVALSRLGISADTVEIHSDIEAAFAAAPGNPADGLALVAGTGAVAVRITSRACAETAGGDGWLLGDDGSGFWIGREAVRMALRMADGRGGPTGLAASVGRELGVPEDVLPGEMPDPYAGGAWTRARREAYRMHLLPAVMNRPPVQLALLAPLVAEAARHDDAVAAGILETAADHLTGAVRALEPRPGERIVVTGGLLGDDGPLTEPLTARLRTLGLTPDPVADGSLGAVALARLGYGS; from the coding sequence ATGAATAGTGATTTGAACCAAAGCTCGCCCGGGGAGGCGCGTGCGTACGTCGTCGGCCTGGACGCCGGCGGCACCCGCACCCGCGCCGTCCTGGCGCCCCTAGGCGACGGTCAGCCCGAGGGCGAGGGCGTCTCAGGCCCGGGCAACGCCCTGACGGTCCCCGGGCCGCAGCTCACCGAGCACCTCGCCGAGGCCCTCGCGCACGCCGTGCCGGCGGAGTTGCGCGGTCATGTCGTGGCGGTGGCGGGCGGATTCGCCGGCGCCTCCCGGACAGCGCCCGACGAGCCGGGCCGGGTCAAGGCGCACGCCGCGCTCACCGTCGCGCTGAGCCGGCTCGGCATCAGCGCCGACACGGTCGAGATCCACAGCGACATCGAGGCCGCCTTCGCCGCCGCGCCGGGCAACCCCGCCGACGGCCTGGCCCTGGTGGCCGGCACCGGCGCGGTCGCCGTGCGCATCACCTCACGCGCGTGCGCCGAGACCGCCGGCGGCGACGGCTGGCTGCTCGGCGACGACGGCAGCGGCTTCTGGATCGGGCGCGAGGCGGTACGGATGGCGCTGCGCATGGCGGACGGACGGGGCGGGCCGACGGGGCTGGCCGCGTCGGTGGGGCGGGAGCTGGGGGTGCCGGAGGATGTACTGCCGGGGGAGATGCCGGACCCGTACGCCGGCGGAGCCTGGACGCGCGCCCGGCGCGAGGCCTACCGCATGCACCTGCTCCCCGCCGTGATGAACCGGCCGCCGGTTCAACTGGCCCTGCTCGCACCGCTCGTCGCCGAGGCCGCCCGGCACGACGACGCCGTCGCCGCAGGCATCCTCGAAACGGCCGCCGACCACCTCACGGGCGCCGTCCGCGCCCTCGAACCCCGGCCCGGCGAACGCATCGTCGTCACCGGTGGCCTGCTCGGCGACGACGGCCCGCTCACCGAGCCGCTCACCGCCAGGCTCCGGACCCTCGGACTCACCCCCGACCCGGTGGCCGACGGCTCACTGGGCGCCGTGGCCCTCGCCCGTCTGGGGTACGGGAGTTGA
- a CDS encoding glycoside hydrolase 5 family protein — protein MIHSYWTRPRARPEPAERARPEEDPIHTLRFGVNYTPRQGWFHSWHDFDPGRARADLDSIAGLGLDHVRVFHLWPLLQPNRTLVRATAVDQLTRLVDLAGEAGLDVVVDGVQGHLSSFDFYPEWTRSWHHRNVFTDPDAIEAQAALLRALGRALTGRPNLIGLQLGNELNNLVEHNPVTVDEVDHYLDTLLAAARDGLGADGGLVTHSAYDAAWYGDDHPFSPEASARKGDVTTVHPWVFSGDCARRYGPRSPQVRHLAEYGTELAKAYADDPARLVWVQETGAPEPHIPAADAPDFARETVRNAAECPGLWGVTWWCSHDVDRSLADFPELEYTLGLFDAQGRPKPIAQALAETVADLRQGHRPAPPRDIALLLDCTPGTRSASGPGGAYFEAWMRMRAEGARPAVVLAERAADAGYLAARGIKEVVRPS, from the coding sequence TTGATACATTCCTATTGGACAAGGCCGAGAGCCCGCCCCGAGCCCGCAGAGCGGGCCCGGCCCGAGGAGGATCCCATCCACACGCTCCGCTTCGGCGTCAACTACACGCCCCGCCAGGGCTGGTTCCACTCCTGGCACGACTTCGACCCGGGACGCGCGCGTGCGGACCTGGACTCGATAGCCGGCCTCGGCCTCGATCACGTCCGCGTCTTCCACCTCTGGCCGCTGCTGCAGCCCAACCGCACCCTCGTCCGCGCCACCGCCGTCGACCAGCTGACGCGCCTCGTGGACCTGGCCGGCGAGGCAGGGCTCGACGTCGTGGTGGACGGCGTGCAGGGCCATCTGTCGAGCTTCGACTTCTACCCGGAGTGGACCCGCAGCTGGCACCACCGCAACGTCTTCACCGACCCGGACGCCATCGAGGCCCAGGCCGCCCTCCTGCGCGCCCTCGGCCGCGCGCTCACCGGCCGCCCGAACCTCATCGGGCTCCAACTGGGCAACGAGCTCAACAACCTGGTCGAGCACAACCCGGTGACGGTCGACGAGGTCGACCACTACCTCGACACCCTGCTGGCCGCCGCCCGCGACGGCCTCGGCGCCGACGGCGGCCTGGTCACCCACTCCGCGTACGACGCCGCCTGGTACGGCGACGACCACCCCTTCAGCCCCGAGGCCTCGGCCCGCAAGGGCGATGTGACGACCGTCCACCCCTGGGTGTTCTCCGGCGACTGCGCCCGCCGCTACGGCCCGCGTTCACCGCAGGTGCGGCACCTCGCCGAGTACGGCACCGAGCTGGCCAAGGCGTACGCCGACGACCCGGCCCGCCTTGTCTGGGTCCAGGAGACGGGCGCACCCGAGCCGCACATACCGGCCGCCGACGCGCCGGACTTCGCACGGGAGACCGTACGGAACGCGGCCGAGTGCCCGGGGCTGTGGGGCGTGACCTGGTGGTGCTCGCACGACGTGGACCGGTCGCTGGCGGACTTCCCGGAACTGGAGTACACGCTGGGCCTGTTCGACGCGCAGGGCCGTCCGAAGCCGATCGCGCAGGCGCTCGCCGAGACCGTCGCCGACCTGCGTCAGGGACACCGCCCCGCCCCACCGCGCGACATCGCCCTGCTTCTGGACTGCACACCCGGCACCCGGTCGGCGTCCGGTCCGGGCGGCGCGTACTTCGAGGCGTGGATGCGGATGCGGGCAGAAGGTGCACGCCCCGCGGTGGTCCTGGCCGAGCGGGCGGCGGACGCCGGGTACCTGGCGGCGAGGGGGATCAAGGAGGTCGTACGGCCGTCCTGA
- a CDS encoding glycoside hydrolase family 3 N-terminal domain-containing protein, whose amino-acid sequence MSHFEHASPRSAGLPVDLDEAAHRCLVAGFDGATSVPDTLKELIDRGLGGVILFTRNVRDARQVRRLTDELRAIRPDLLVAIDNEGGGIGHLVGAGAPDVPGSYALGVADDPNLTARCADALAGHLATLGITASYAPVADLQHRPDNPIVRTRSFGAAPELAARHLRAWITATEARRIASCAKHFPGHGGTATDSHHGMAVDPRPYDELRADLEPFRAAIAAGVPMLMSAHVVFPALDPNRPATLSRRVLGDLLRHDLGFDGVLVSDALEMKAIADQYGEAAGARIALAAGADQVIVAVRDLNVTLDCRDAVLDALRTGQLAEERIEEAAGRVRRLAERYATPVADVADWDSGAGLEAARRAARSRGVPPAVRGAHVVDLFPPPHPALNWGGEDLLTEVRAVDPTATGTAVTGEPADPAELVDGMLRRCGSAPLVVATCDAGLHPWQVRLRDALLDRRPDAVRVDTGLPEGGALCSYGRGRVNLRAAAEALAGVTDGTDS is encoded by the coding sequence GTGAGCCACTTCGAGCACGCGTCCCCCCGGTCGGCCGGCCTCCCCGTCGACCTGGACGAAGCCGCCCACCGCTGTCTCGTCGCCGGGTTCGACGGCGCCACGAGCGTGCCGGACACGCTCAAGGAGCTCATCGACCGTGGCCTGGGCGGGGTCATCCTCTTCACCCGCAACGTCCGTGACGCGCGGCAGGTGCGCCGCCTCACGGACGAGCTGCGTGCCATACGCCCGGACCTCCTGGTCGCCATCGACAACGAGGGCGGCGGCATCGGCCACCTGGTCGGCGCCGGCGCCCCGGACGTCCCCGGCTCCTACGCCCTCGGCGTCGCCGACGACCCGAACCTCACCGCCCGCTGCGCCGACGCGCTCGCCGGGCACCTCGCCACCCTCGGCATCACCGCCTCCTACGCCCCCGTGGCCGACCTCCAGCACCGCCCCGACAACCCGATCGTGCGCACCCGGTCCTTCGGCGCCGCCCCCGAGCTCGCCGCCCGCCATCTGCGCGCCTGGATCACCGCCACCGAGGCCCGGCGCATCGCCTCCTGCGCCAAGCACTTCCCCGGCCACGGCGGCACCGCCACCGACAGCCACCACGGAATGGCCGTCGACCCGCGGCCGTACGACGAACTGCGCGCCGATCTCGAACCGTTCCGCGCGGCGATCGCGGCGGGCGTACCGATGCTGATGAGCGCCCACGTCGTGTTCCCGGCACTGGACCCCAACCGCCCCGCCACGCTGAGCCGTCGCGTCCTGGGCGATCTGCTCCGCCACGACCTCGGCTTCGACGGCGTCCTCGTCAGCGACGCGCTGGAGATGAAGGCGATCGCCGACCAGTACGGCGAGGCGGCCGGCGCGCGCATCGCGCTCGCCGCCGGTGCGGACCAAGTGATCGTCGCCGTACGGGACTTGAACGTCACCCTCGACTGCCGCGACGCCGTGCTCGACGCCTTGCGCACCGGTCAACTGGCCGAGGAACGGATCGAGGAGGCCGCGGGTCGGGTGCGTCGGCTCGCCGAGCGGTACGCGACCCCCGTCGCCGACGTGGCCGACTGGGATTCGGGCGCCGGACTCGAGGCCGCCCGCCGCGCCGCACGGAGCCGGGGTGTGCCGCCCGCCGTGCGCGGCGCCCACGTCGTCGACCTGTTCCCGCCACCGCACCCCGCCCTCAACTGGGGCGGCGAGGACCTGCTGACCGAGGTACGCGCGGTCGACCCCACGGCCACGGGCACGGCGGTCACCGGGGAACCGGCGGACCCGGCCGAGCTCGTCGACGGCATGCTGCGCCGCTGCGGATCCGCTCCGCTGGTCGTGGCCACCTGCGACGCCGGGCTGCACCCCTGGCAGGTTCGGCTGCGGGACGCCCTGCTGGACCGGCGTCCGGACGCGGTGCGGGTGGACACCGGGCTCCCGGAGGGCGGCGCGCTGTGCTCGTACGGGCGGGGGCGGGTGAACCTGCGGGCGGCGGCCGAGGCGCTGGCGGGCGTCACCGACGGCACCGACAGCTGA
- a CDS encoding ABC transporter substrate-binding protein, whose amino-acid sequence MRRVDRRTSAFPLYDYGIECDGVFGPTEPVGGKPNPQAGDMDVAKLTSLGTDWGQFNVEKYATLGPDLLISNMFPAPDLWYVPQESRKKIEALAPSVGISVARTSLLNPLKRTAELAEALGADLKAKKVTDARARFDKAVETLRAAAAANKGLKVMAITGDNEQFYVAVPDSYVDLNYYKDLGVEFVEGKKSDEWGFWEFLSWENADRYHADLIMVDNRSSAMSAEQLAAKATWGQLPAVAAGQTVPWAMEERFSYAGYAPVLERLAEAVGRRRSCPREGL is encoded by the coding sequence ATGCGTCGGGTTGATCGACGGACAAGCGCATTTCCTCTGTACGACTACGGCATCGAGTGCGACGGCGTCTTCGGCCCCACCGAACCCGTCGGCGGCAAGCCCAACCCGCAGGCCGGCGACATGGACGTGGCGAAGCTGACGAGCCTCGGTACGGACTGGGGGCAGTTCAACGTCGAGAAGTACGCGACACTGGGGCCCGACCTGCTGATCAGCAACATGTTCCCGGCGCCCGACCTCTGGTACGTCCCGCAGGAGAGCCGCAAGAAGATCGAGGCGCTCGCGCCCAGCGTCGGCATCAGCGTCGCCCGCACCTCCCTGCTGAACCCGCTCAAGCGCACCGCCGAACTCGCCGAGGCGCTCGGCGCCGACCTGAAGGCGAAGAAGGTGACGGACGCCAGGGCCCGCTTCGACAAGGCGGTCGAGACCCTGCGCGCGGCGGCCGCTGCCAACAAGGGGCTGAAGGTCATGGCCATCACCGGCGACAACGAGCAGTTCTACGTCGCCGTCCCCGACTCCTATGTCGACCTGAACTACTACAAGGACCTCGGCGTGGAGTTCGTGGAGGGGAAGAAGTCCGACGAGTGGGGCTTCTGGGAGTTCCTGAGCTGGGAGAACGCCGACAGGTACCACGCGGACCTGATCATGGTCGACAACCGATCCTCGGCCATGAGCGCCGAGCAGCTCGCCGCGAAGGCGACCTGGGGGCAGCTGCCCGCGGTCGCGGCGGGGCAGACCGTGCCGTGGGCGATGGAGGAGCGCTTCAGCTACGCCGGGTACGCGCCCGTGCTCGAACGGCTGGCGGAGGCCGTGGGAAGGCGAAGAAGCTGTCCACGTGAGGGTCTGTAG
- a CDS encoding lysylphosphatidylglycerol synthase transmembrane domain-containing protein, whose translation MSSLPLSDLPGPLPACPTLAATPARPRSRFSPATLVRHALTLLPLLLIGAWAVADWHTVQDGALRLASADPWWLLAGFFFTCMGWLAASVVRQGSIPERLPPGLLIASQFAAGAANHVLPASIGAHAVTLRFLQYCGIPLARATASLALYSLVKPIAKTVVLLGFLVAFPELLHLGELVPDERTLLLVAGGVTAALVTAGVLVTTVRPLRRPLLGFVRTALTDARILHTRPSRVLALWGGAAATPLLQASVIASVGFALGLPLSWTQVTLALLLASTAVGAVPAPGGIGPVDAALVFTMVTFGAPMGLAAATVIGYRVMTVWVPLLPGALVLSVMVQRKLL comes from the coding sequence GTGTCCTCGCTCCCGCTCAGCGATCTCCCCGGACCGCTGCCCGCCTGCCCCACCCTCGCCGCCACCCCCGCCCGTCCCCGCTCCCGCTTCTCCCCCGCAACCCTCGTCCGCCACGCACTGACGCTGCTCCCGCTCCTGCTGATCGGGGCGTGGGCGGTGGCCGACTGGCACACCGTGCAGGACGGCGCCCTGCGGCTGGCCTCCGCCGACCCCTGGTGGCTGCTGGCCGGCTTCTTCTTCACGTGCATGGGCTGGCTGGCCGCCTCGGTCGTCCGCCAGGGATCCATACCGGAACGCCTGCCGCCCGGCCTGCTGATCGCCTCGCAGTTCGCCGCCGGCGCCGCGAACCACGTACTGCCGGCCAGCATCGGCGCCCACGCCGTCACCCTGCGCTTCCTGCAGTACTGCGGCATCCCCCTGGCCCGGGCCACCGCCTCACTCGCGCTGTACTCGCTGGTCAAGCCGATCGCGAAGACGGTGGTGCTGCTCGGCTTCCTCGTGGCCTTCCCCGAACTGCTGCACCTGGGCGAACTCGTCCCGGACGAGCGGACGTTGCTCCTGGTCGCCGGTGGCGTGACGGCCGCCCTCGTCACGGCGGGCGTACTCGTCACGACCGTACGGCCACTGCGCCGCCCCCTCCTCGGCTTCGTCCGCACCGCTCTGACCGACGCGCGGATCCTGCACACCCGGCCCAGCCGCGTCCTCGCCCTGTGGGGCGGCGCCGCAGCGACCCCGCTGCTCCAGGCGAGCGTGATCGCCTCGGTCGGCTTCGCGCTCGGCCTGCCGCTGTCCTGGACGCAGGTGACCCTCGCGCTCCTCCTCGCCAGCACGGCGGTCGGCGCGGTCCCGGCGCCGGGCGGCATCGGCCCCGTGGACGCGGCCCTGGTGTTCACGATGGTCACCTTCGGAGCCCCGATGGGCCTGGCCGCGGCCACCGTCATCGGCTACCGCGTCATGACGGTCTGGGTGCCCCTGCTGCCGGGCGCCCTGGTGCTCTCCGTCATGGTCCAGCGCAAGCTTCTCTGA
- a CDS encoding MFS transporter: MDRTNASERVKGGGLAVFSVAFALWITMAGTTAPTPLYPLYGEEFGFTPFTVTVIFAVYALGVVLGLLVFGRLSDQVGRRPVLIAATFLSVCAAAVFLVAENLGAMLVARVISGFSAALVTGAATASLAERLGPDARVKPATVALFANMGGLACGTLLAGILADAAPSPLRTPWVVMLALAAIGMLGVMVNGESSNHRSGFSLQFQPLHVPGEIRSDFLRSAMAAGSGFAVLGVLTAVTGLFLGTMLHETSHALTGLVVFVAFACTAFGQLLVRALKPATALPASCLGLIVAAGLIAASMATGTLAPLLVGAAVNGLATGIAVGHGIGSITTRSAPQHRGASVSTFFAILYSMLAVPAIGVGVLIRETSLRPAGETFSAVVAALSLGVLLSLVRTGRKAA, encoded by the coding sequence ATGGACCGGACCAACGCATCAGAGAGGGTGAAGGGCGGCGGGCTCGCCGTGTTCAGCGTGGCGTTCGCCTTATGGATCACCATGGCGGGCACCACGGCGCCGACCCCCCTCTATCCGCTCTACGGCGAGGAGTTCGGCTTCACCCCCTTCACCGTCACCGTGATCTTCGCCGTCTACGCGCTCGGCGTCGTGCTCGGGCTGCTGGTCTTCGGCCGGCTCTCGGACCAGGTGGGACGCCGCCCCGTGCTGATCGCGGCCACCTTCCTGTCCGTGTGCGCCGCGGCCGTCTTCCTGGTCGCCGAGAACCTCGGGGCCATGCTCGTCGCCCGTGTGATCTCGGGCTTCTCGGCGGCCCTGGTGACCGGCGCAGCCACCGCCTCCCTCGCCGAACGGCTCGGGCCGGACGCCCGCGTGAAGCCCGCCACGGTCGCGCTGTTCGCCAACATGGGCGGCCTGGCCTGCGGCACGCTGCTGGCCGGCATCCTGGCCGATGCCGCCCCCTCTCCACTGCGCACTCCCTGGGTCGTCATGCTCGCGCTGGCCGCCATCGGCATGCTCGGGGTCATGGTGAACGGGGAGAGCTCCAACCACCGGTCCGGCTTCTCGCTCCAGTTCCAGCCGCTGCACGTGCCGGGCGAGATCCGCTCGGACTTCCTGCGCTCCGCGATGGCGGCCGGTTCGGGCTTCGCGGTGCTCGGCGTCCTGACGGCCGTGACTGGTCTCTTCCTCGGCACGATGCTGCACGAGACCAGCCACGCGCTGACCGGCCTCGTGGTCTTCGTCGCCTTCGCCTGCACCGCCTTCGGACAGCTCCTGGTGCGCGCCCTCAAGCCGGCCACCGCCCTGCCCGCGTCCTGCCTGGGCCTGATCGTCGCCGCGGGCCTGATCGCCGCCTCGATGGCCACCGGCACCCTGGCCCCCCTGCTCGTCGGTGCCGCCGTCAACGGACTGGCGACCGGCATCGCCGTCGGCCACGGCATCGGCAGCATCACCACGCGCAGCGCTCCTCAGCACCGCGGCGCCTCGGTGTCCACGTTCTTCGCCATCCTGTACTCGATGCTCGCCGTGCCCGCGATCGGCGTGGGCGTCCTGATCCGCGAGACCAGCCTGCGCCCCGCCGGTGAGACGTTCAGCGCGGTGGTCGCCGCGCTCTCCCTCGGCGTACTGCTCAGCCTGGTGCGCACCGGTCGGAAGGCCGCCTGA
- a CDS encoding TetR/AcrR family transcriptional regulator, which yields MERGFTGLTIEGIAQRAGVAKQTIYRWWNSKVDILLDTLIDDAREALEWRTDESASAEENLASHLRRVADFFEEPAGQVLQALLGQAQLESDTAVSLREGFLKEQRERDVTGLRELLAHDHEPVVDERTLDHLVDLLLGPLYYRVLVFGAAIDQELVDTTARLVLTLARESSSASP from the coding sequence GTGGAGCGGGGGTTCACCGGTCTGACCATCGAGGGCATCGCCCAGCGCGCCGGCGTGGCCAAGCAGACGATCTACCGCTGGTGGAATTCGAAGGTCGACATCCTTCTGGACACCCTCATCGACGACGCCCGCGAGGCCCTCGAGTGGCGGACGGACGAGTCCGCGAGCGCCGAGGAGAACCTCGCGTCCCATCTGCGGCGCGTGGCCGACTTCTTCGAGGAGCCGGCGGGCCAGGTACTCCAGGCCCTGCTCGGCCAGGCCCAACTGGAGAGCGACACGGCCGTGTCGCTGCGGGAAGGCTTCCTGAAGGAGCAACGCGAGCGCGACGTGACCGGCCTGCGCGAGCTCCTCGCCCACGACCACGAACCGGTCGTGGACGAACGGACCCTCGATCACCTGGTGGACCTTCTGCTCGGCCCGCTGTACTACCGCGTGCTCGTGTTCGGCGCAGCCATCGACCAAGAGCTCGTGGACACCACGGCCCGGCTCGTCCTGACCCTCGCCCGCGAGTCGTCGTCCGCGTCCCCCTGA
- a CDS encoding PP2C family protein-serine/threonine phosphatase translates to MPYVAVSAISHPGLLRERNEDSLVVGPWTLCATVTENPQTLVFPLGTPLVVAVADGLGGHPGGDVASALVARRIASLGPAMTSEVAVRDALNACNRAVYQAAGGDEGGDLAAMGTTVAGVVVQPDSLLVFNVGDSQVYVADGDGLRQVSVDDSPPHPAGRSTSLVTQCLGGSPAFRAVGPHVTEVALAPGERYLVCSDGLTDPVPTDVLEEVLREHDDGQAVFELWKAAIEAGGPDNITVAVVRVGQE, encoded by the coding sequence ATGCCGTACGTCGCGGTGAGTGCGATCAGCCATCCCGGACTGCTGCGCGAGCGGAACGAGGACAGCCTCGTCGTCGGGCCGTGGACGCTGTGCGCCACCGTCACCGAGAATCCGCAGACCCTGGTCTTTCCGCTCGGTACGCCTTTGGTCGTGGCCGTCGCCGACGGGCTCGGCGGGCATCCCGGCGGCGATGTGGCCAGTGCGCTGGTCGCCCGCCGGATCGCCTCGCTCGGACCCGCCATGACCAGCGAGGTCGCCGTCCGTGACGCCCTGAACGCCTGCAACCGCGCCGTGTACCAGGCGGCCGGCGGTGACGAGGGAGGCGACCTGGCGGCCATGGGGACGACGGTCGCCGGCGTCGTCGTGCAGCCCGACTCGCTGCTGGTGTTCAACGTGGGCGACAGTCAGGTCTACGTGGCCGACGGGGATGGACTGCGCCAGGTGAGCGTCGACGACAGCCCTCCGCACCCGGCCGGGCGCAGTACCTCCCTGGTCACCCAGTGCCTGGGCGGCTCGCCCGCGTTCCGGGCCGTCGGTCCCCATGTCACGGAGGTGGCCCTGGCCCCCGGCGAGCGCTACCTCGTCTGCTCGGACGGGCTCACGGACCCGGTGCCGACGGACGTACTGGAGGAGGTGCTGCGCGAGCACGACGACGGCCAGGCGGTGTTCGAGCTGTGGAAGGCCGCCATTGAGGCGGGCGGGCCCGACAACATCACGGTGGCGGTGGTCCGGGTGGGGCAGGAGTAG